A window of the Helianthus annuus cultivar XRQ/B chromosome 4, HanXRQr2.0-SUNRISE, whole genome shotgun sequence genome harbors these coding sequences:
- the LOC110934342 gene encoding 26.5 kDa heat shock protein, mitochondrial, whose translation YKDFLTLGLGNAIVEAATNMNRLLENLSPSRLIRRFKEKDESYTIKFQMPGLSKDDVRITVEDGMLFIRGEHKDEEEGSDDDEFWSAATYGYYSTSLMLPEDVKVEEIKAEMKDGVLHVVIPKDETKKKQIKEVHVG comes from the coding sequence TATAAAGATTTCTTGACACTAGGATTAGGGAATGCGATCGTGGAAGCGGCTACAAACATGAACAGATTACTCGAAAATTTATCACCATCGCGTCTAATAAGGCGATTCAAAGAGAAAGACGAAAGCTACACCATCAAGTTTCAGATGCCCGGGTTGTCAAAAGATGATGTGAGAATCACAGTTGAAGATGGGATGTTGTTCATTCGAGGCGAGCATAAGGACGAGGAAGAAGGTTCTGATGACGATGAATTTTGGTCGGCTGCCACCTATGGGTACTATAGCACTAGTCTCATGCTGCCGGAAGATGTGAAAGTGGAGGAGATTAAGGCGGAGATGAAGGATGGAGTGTTGCATGTTGTTATACCAAAAGATGAAACCAAGAAGAAGCAAATTAAGGAGGTTCATGTTGGTTAG